The Bacteroidales bacterium genome includes a region encoding these proteins:
- a CDS encoding aspartate carbamoyltransferase regulatory subunit, producing the protein MKQLKVDAIKNGTVIDHIPAGKGMQVADLINISGENIVMIGLSLHSKILR; encoded by the coding sequence ATGAAACAATTGAAAGTTGATGCGATAAAAAACGGAACGGTTATCGATCATATTCCTGCTGGAAAAGGTATGCAAGTTGCCGATCTCATTAATATTTCAGGTGAAAACATAGTAATGATAGGACTTTCTCTGCACAGTAAAATATTAAGATAG